The region CTCGGCTGCTGTAGCGAGATGTCATGGCTCTGTCAGTAGTCACGATTGGGCCAAACGTGCCGCGCGTTAGGTTGGTCAGGCAAGTGTTTTTGGAGAGGATAACTACGACGCCCCCGAGCAGAAGAAAAAGATCGACCAAAAGCCACAAACATAACAGCACTTTGACACTAATTATGTGCGTACAAAGGTGATCTCGCCACATCATCCAATGATTTTCTGCACCCGAAAAATCTTGCAAATATTGCGAAAGGGATGGCTTTAGGCTCTATCATTGAGGTGAGTTTGTTAGTGAAGAAGCCTTTCGCTACTCAACTCTCTGCTCCTATATAGACGTTTTGGCAGTTCAACGAAGGAAGAAGGCAGTACTCCTTCCgtgaagaaatataagagtgtttagatcactaacagGTAACTGAGGGCTATGATATCTCGAGCTAACACTAATTCGGAACAGGAAATGGAGATGATTTATATACTTTTGCCAGCGGAGGATAGATGGATGTGCGTACTTGTCAGTGAGGAGAGGGTAGACAAGGATGGCCCCCTGGAAGTATCCTGCCAAGACGGTGTCCATGAGCAGGTCCTTGAGCTGAGCGACGCCATGCTTGGGCACGAACATGTTGAGCCAGGGGTGAGGCACGTCCCAGAGCCCCTGGCTCCTCAGGCTCTCCTCCTCCATCCTCACCCTGTTCAGGAAGTCGAAGTAGGACACCTCCACACTGTACATGTGGGGCCTCATGTGGCTCATCTTCCCTGCCACCAGCTCCACAACCTGCACAGTTTTTTTAAAGACCACAAGAAGACTAGCTCGTTAGTATTCGGCGGTCCTTTTCTGTTGCTGTTGAAGATGTTAACTTGCGTTTTTTATTTAAAATGGAAATCGAAAATTCTGTGTGAATTCAGGAGACTGACATTGTCGACACTGGAGCCGAAGTCATGCACTGCAAACTCTATGCAGTAGTAGACCTTCCTCTTGCCATTGGAGCCGAAGTCTGGGCTGAAATCGATGCGAGCGGGGAAGGCAATGGATGAGCTGTGGATGGAGTGCTCATCCAGAACCATGAACCCCTCCACGTAGTCCACCTGCTCCGGCATTGAGATCAGAAGCTCTTGGTCCTTCGTGAATGTTTCGAAGCTGTCGTAGAGGGCCCTCACCCATCGCACCTGATCATCATCAGGATGGTGAAAACAGCAGTGAATTGTCAAATAAAGCTTAAGAGTAAGGAAAGATGATTGGTAGTAGTAGAAAAGAGGGCATGAGGCCACTGCTACGAGGCATGCATGTACCTTTGGAGGAGCTTCTTGGAGTAGAATCCTTGCCCTGGTGATGATGCCGAACTGGCCAAGACCACCAAGAACTGCGAAGAAGAGATCCGGGCTCTTGGTGCGTGAGCATGTCACGACCTCCCCATTCCCTGCAGCCACCATATCAAGATTCAAGAGCATGAAGAAAGGGTAAACTACTGCAGAATTTACGGGTTCAGTGCTTTATTCTTTTCTTGCAGATCAAACAGAGAAAGGGTTTATGAGGAAAAAAAAATTGACAGTAGGCTGCATGTGCGCGGTGGCCATTGAGTACTGCATACCTGTGACGACTTGGAGCTGCAGGACGTTGCTGATCTGCGGGCCATGCTTGAACGCCTGGCCGCTGATGCCGGCATTGGACAGCGTCCCGCCCACGGTGAGGTACAAGTAGTCCGTCCAGGACAGCGGCGCCAGGCCGGCCTTCAGGCACTCCTCCAGTACCTCCACCCACAGAGCGCCGGCGCCCACGTCCGCGTACGCGCGCGCGGTGGCCTcgccgcccgcccgcgccgccACGACCACCGCCACGCTGCGTGGCAGGGAACGCGTCTCCACCACAATGCCGTCGCGCGCCTGCGCCTGGCCCTGGAGCGAGTGCCCCACGCCGCGCGCAGCCACGGTCGCTCTCGGGCGCGGCGGTGCGGACGACAGCGCGcccaggaggagcgcgatgtcggcgGAGGACCCCGGCCGAAGGATCGCGAAGGGCGCGTCGGAGACGACGGCGCCGAAGTCGCGCGCCGAGGACGGGGTCGGCTCGAGGAGCGCCACCGGGCCGAACACGTCGGTGGGGCTCTGGATGAAGGTCGCCGCGGAGCAGAGGAGCAGGGCTAGGACGGCGGCGTACATGTACAGCGCCCTGAGGTCCATGGTTTCTCGCGCTTGGACAAGTTACAGGACCTAATGGCGCTCCTTGCTGGACGAGGCCGATGGAAGTAGCAGGCAGGTAGCTGAAGGCGTCGTCGCTCGCGCGAGCTGTTTAGTGATTGCTGCCTCGGTCGGGACGTCTCTGTCTGGATGGATCCTTGGGTTCCCACAAGAACTGTGGATCGAtgggagggagggagaaggagcgaGGCGAGACAGCTCGCGGATATatacaagcggggaggagaggaatGGGTCTCTGTCGTCGGTCGTAAGCGGTGCCGTGACGCGGTCGGGCCCTCAGAGAGAATCTAATGGAAACCCGGAATGGGGTACGGCGGATCCACGAGGGCCCGGACCTGCCTCCCTCCGTCGAGAAAAAGGGttccccgctttgtattacaaagcaaccatccgatacaatccacgataggtgctggggcggaagcagcacaagcacgcccaaaaaaaaagaaaaagaaaaagaaaaagaaacaaatgccgacaatgGCAGGTTGACGAAACAAAGATGGCCAATGACCGCTGCACCCACCGGAGAAGTACCACCGCGCTTCTAGCACTCCGAGGCGTCGCGTACCGAGCAGCACCTTCAGGAAGGAATGCGACGACGACGACGTTCCTGCCCAGGCAagtccaagggtttcccccggtacgcagAGGGCAGTGGGGAAGGGGCAGatccgacgcccttcaggaaggtccGGCGGCGCCCAcaggcgtcaccacgtcggtgatggACAAGCCACCAGGGATTTCTCCCAACCCAAACAACCACCACCACCCCGGACGATCGGAAGCGCTCCACCAGAACTGCCGCCCACCAACATGTGCTACCACAGTCACTAAACCATCAACGCCGTCTCGCTGAGCCACCGACACGAGACCTGGAGGAGGGACGAGGGGCCAACGGGCTCGGGGGAAGCCGCAACTCAGCCGATGGGAGGGGACTACCACCACCGCCGACGCGGAGCCGACCGGACGTGATGACAGGAGCTTACCAGGCCCGCACAGGCCCGGCCGGACCCCGGAGATCCGGACAACCCCTGCCGCCACGCTGCAGCACCTCGGCCGACGAAGCCGCCACCACCCGCATCCCTCGACGCCGCGCCACCACCGCCAGGGAGCCACGCCGCCGCACGCCGGAACGCCGGCCCGCCCCAACCCAGCTGGAGCCCAGAAGAGCCCAGATCTGGGCGGAGCGAAGGCCGGCGGCTAGCCGCACCGCCGCGCGCCCCGCGGCCAACGGCCACGCCACCGCATCAGACACGCCCGCGCCCCGCGGACCCCGCCACCAGGACGCACCATCGCCAGCCGAGGAACACCTCCGCCAACCNNNNNNNNNNNNNNNNNNNNNNNNNNNNNNNNNNNNNNNNNNNNNNNNNNNNNNNNNNNNNNNNNNNNNNNNNNNNNNNNNNNNNNNNNNNNNNNNNNNNNNNNNNNNNNNNNNNNNNNNNNNNNNNNNNNNNNNNNNNNNNNNNNNNNNNNNNNNNNNNNNNNNNNNNNNNNNNNNNNNNNNNNNNNNNNNNNNNNNNNNNNNNNNNNNNNNNNNNNNNNNNNNNNNNNNNNNNNNNNNNNNNNNNNNNNNNNNNNNNNNNNNNNNNNNNNNNNNNNNNNNNNNNNNNNNNNNNNNNNNNNNNNNNNNNNNNNNNNNNNNNNNNNNNNNNNNNNNNNNNNNNNNNNNNNNNNNNNNNNNNNNNNNTGGGAGCGCGCGGGAGGGGAACGGCGTCGGGGCCCCCCGGTCGCCTCGCccggggaggcgacgcggggggtacagggacgggaggaggaggaggaaggagcggGGGAGCAGGAGAAGCGAGCGGCGACGGCGGGCTTCGGCCGCGGCGGCGGCTCCGCGCGGGggagccgccggcggcggcgcggaAACCCTAGGCGAGGGGAGGGAGCCTAGGCGGAGCGAAGGGGATTTTTTCGCTCGAGATCATTTCACCTGCCTCCCTCTGTCCGCTCCACACTTCCACTGATCGACCGCATTTTTCCCGAGACGATCAACTACTAAACCTTGGGAAAGAAAGCAACTTAGGTCAACTCCAACGCACAACCTCAAATGGTCCGTCCGCGTCTGTTTAGATATAAATGGATAGAACAAATGGTCTAACGCGAGGGAGCAAACGGACCAATGTTCTTTTTTATCCGTTTTTGATTCATTCTCGGCCCAATTTTGGGATGCATTTATGGCCGAACGGACACGCATCCTAGTCCCCCTTAACCCATCCGTCGGGGACACAGTCATTTTCCTCTTCCCTTGCCTTTCCCTCCGCCCTCACCCCGCCATCACCGCCGCAACCCTCGTTCCCGGCCGCGTCGCCTTCCATCAAGGCCATCCGCCCCCACAACCACATCATGCCATAGCCGGCCCACGTCCGCGTTTCCGAAGAGCTTTTTCCCGTCGTTCGTGGTTCCTTGCTGCCGGTGGGAGAGAAGCTACGGCCGCCGGCGCTGACCCGTACAACTTTCGGCAAGCGCTGCATTGCCGCAGGGCGCCCACCCACCAATACCAACCTTGCTTCGCTTTCTCGACTCGCTCTTTCTGGCCCGTCTCCACCACGAACGCAATGTGTGCGACGCTTTACTCACAAGGTACCATGTATAGCGGGGAGTGAGTATTTCTATCACAACTTCATTTGGTCATCGGAGGATCCATCCTCGGATGATGAAGAGTTTGTGGTGGCTGCATTGGTCGTCCAGGACCACATTAGTAGGAATCAGCCTTGGTTCAGGGAATCAATCCCCTTTCATGCTCCGGCCTTGAACCGCAATAGGGATAAAGGTCACGCCCTTCTCTATGTTGATTACTTTGAGAATAGCGCACTCTCAAACCACACAAACTTTGTTGCTGGTTCCGAATGAGGAGACATGTGTTCAGTCGTTTTCGGGAGAGAGTGGTAGCATATGACGCATActttgagtgcaaagaggatgcccttgGCAATCTTGGCTTCTCTTCTTATCAGAAATGTACTGCGGCTATTCGCATGCTTGCATATAGAATTCCTGATGATCTTGTGATGAGTATGTGTGAATGAGTGAGTCCACATGTCTCCTCTCAATGCATTGTTTCTGCAAGGCCGTGGTGGCAGTGTTCGACCCTGAGTACCTGAGAGAGCCAACTGTCGTTGATACAAAGAGGTTGTTGGCGATCAATGCCTATTGGGGCTTTCCGTGCATTGCTTGGTAGTATAGATTAGATTATATGCACTggaagtggaagaactgtccatttgcttggcagaggcagtacaaggggcatgtcaaaGGGGCCACTGTCATACTTGAAGTGGTGGCTTCACAAGATCTGATAtgtcattttttttctttggcatggctagttctcacaatgatatcattgTTCTTCAGCGTTCTCCTGTGTTTGCAAGGTTTGCACAAGGCCACTCTCCGGAGGTCAATTATGAGATCAATGGTCATCATTACAACAAGAGATATTACCTAACTGATGGTATCTATCCTCGGTGGTCCACTATTGTGAAGATCATACACAATCCGTAAGGAGGGAAGAGACAGAGGTTTGCCCAAATGCAGGAGaatgctagaaaagatgtggagcatGCTTTCGGTGTGCTTCTGTCTCGATAGGGTATCATTCGAAACCCTGCATTGGCATGAAGAAGTTTTGGGAGGTGATGATTGCTTGTGTGCTCATGCATAACATGATCGTGCAGGATGAGCATGGTGATAGCATCTACGACCAAAGGTTTATTTTTCAGGGTGAAAATGTTGATCCTGAGCAGCCATCTTGTGCAACCTTTGAACAGTTTGTTCCTTTTTATCGTGAAATGTGTGATTTGCATATTCATGTCCAGCTCCAGGATGACTTGGTTGAACACATGTGTATTCACATTGGCACCTAGTGGATCTATCGGTTTAATCTCTTCTCATGCAAATAAAATTCGATTTTGTTCATAAGACTATTTGATATTGTTTCTATTTCATTTGGATTGTAAGACTACTTGGATATGGAACTATTTGCTACGTTTGATTTGAATGATTTGCCATGCATCATTTCAGTATGTTTGTTGATCTCAAACTGGCGAAATGCGACCGAAAGATGGTTGTATGTTGGACGCGTAATCAAGACATCCATAAATTCGGACAGATGCGGTCCTATTACCATCCGCAAACGGACGAAAAACGGATAAAACATCCGTTTGGCGACCTTACATCATGAAGAAATTATAAGAGCAGCTCGACCCAGTGGCGGACCCACCATTGGGGCGAgctggggcggccgccccgggtcgCCGGTGGCGAAAAATCGAACCCCCCTTACATATCCTTCCTCCTTGTTTCCTCCGGTGAGCGATTCATGGTGGCGACGGCGTTGACGTTGTTCTCTGTATACACGCGCATGACTCTATCGAAGGGGTACATGAGCAGTTTGAGGGAGGAAGAGATTTGGACTGGAATGCCCAAATGCCCAATCGCCAGTGTCGGACgtccccgctgttccatcgccactcCGTGCGGTACCGCCGCGACGCCACCCACCGCTGCTCCGTGCTGCCGGCTCCATGCTGCTGTTGTCTCCTGTCTCGGTGTTTGCCACCTGCAGTGATGGATTCTGAAATTTCTGATGAAGAGGCAGCTTGGCTAGCTGCGGAAGAAGCTGAAGCGACCACATGATTCCAAGAACAACGATCACCAGCATGTATCCTCTTCAGTTCTTCTAGTCTCCTTTGAAATGTTCAGTACTGGATATGTTAGTTGGATAGGAACAGTAGACTCGCAGCAGGATACTGAATTTTTTACATGTTGAAAAAATCTTTGGATTGCACACGATGTGTTAGTTTACTAGTGTTTAAGACATGTTTTATACTTTTGTTGTTGAATATTATGAGTTTTGGTTGAATAGAGTTGCATTTGTACCAAAAAAAATTTAGATCGTAAATGTTCACCCCGGCTAACTTCAATTCCTGGGTCCGCCACTGGCTCGACCCATGTCTTGAAAAGAGACCTCGTATATTCTAGTATAAAACTGCAGAAACCCATGTACAGGCTGTACGTTTTGTATTAAAAAGATCTTTACAGTTCCCGCAAAAAGAAAATCTGTACAGTATGTAGTGCTTGCCTGCCACCGTGCCACGGCACGTTGCGGTCAGTCGTGTCCTCGACGGTGGCTACGAGAGCACCGATCCATCTCCGGTGGTCACTGTGGCTGACGCTTAGACGGCATTACTACTTGCCAGCGACCGTTTTGACTCGCACTGTGGAATGAATGGCCCGTCTTGGCTTCTCTCCCCGCAGAAACTTCAACGCTGGGCTGCGAACACGAAAGCGGGCGGCCGGACAGGTGCGTGTCTGCAGCGGCGGCGCTTCCCCGTTGCGGCCTACCTGCCTACCTGGTGCACACCCCGTGCGTCCGTGGCGtacttgctcgacactgctgggcagCGACACCCACGTAGTACACGTTACGTGCATGCACTCGCCGCCGGCGTCTGCGGCGAGGTACGTACCCACGCGTCCGATACGGAACGTCACTTGCGTCGCCTGCCGTAAGAACCATGAGTCTCGCCGGCGCGATCCGTACGTGTGCTTGCGGACTATTTTCTAGAAAGAAGGCGTGCAGTGCTTGCCCGTGGAAGTTCTCAGGCATAATGGGCTGTTTGGTTGGCCTCCAAAAAGCTGCCTGACTCAGGCATAATTATCAGCCGTTAGATTTTGGAGGCCTCTGGTCAGGATTTCTGCCTGAGGTAGTTGCCTACTAGGACTCCATCCAAATAGCTCCTAAGTCACGAAAACCTAAATCCTCCTACGGCGGCTAGGGCTTCAATGGGTCTCATATTCCTGCGCCCTCCTCCGCCGATGTACGGAGGTCGTGGGCAGCACTGGGCGCTGGTGCGCCGGCCCAACAGTTGGGCCGGTTGCCTCCCAGCCGTTCGATGCGAGCAACTATTGTCGTCAGATTGGAACTTGTCGTGTCGTTTTCTCTCAAAAAAAGCATATCTGACGAAGACAGCGGGAAAAGGAGCAGCGGCGCCGCGAGTGCTCGCGATGAACGAGCGAGCGACCAACCTTGAAGCCGGTTGCCTCTCGCATCCTGGCCGGTCGCTTCCGCCGACTTGCTTCGCCAGTTGCCGGCCATCGCTGTCGCACATCGCCGGCCGGAAAATGTTTGGAGACGGCGCGCCGCGCTCACCCTCGGCCGCCGCACCCCCGTCCTCAGCCGCTTGCACTTGCCGGCCACCCGCACGCCACCTCGTGCTCGCTCTCGGCTGCCCGTGCTCTGGTCGCAAAGCCTGACCGTCACCGCCGCAACAATTTTTGTCGATGGTCGTAGCAAACCCCAACGACGGTTGCAACAAAAATCAGTCGCCTCATAGCAAAATTCGACAACGAGGCTGCGCGTCTTCTCCGGTGATGGTGGTTGCCGGTTGCAGCACCCCCCCATGTCATCTCCAACATCTACAGGtggtggttccagcaaaaaaaactCAGCCCGTTGTAGCAAAAAATCCCACCACCGGTCGTAGCAAACAACCGCTCAACATAGGTCCAACAAAACCAAAGTTGCCGTCGCCGGTAGCAGCAGCCACATTTGCTGGTTCTAGCATTCATAGCTATGGTTGTAGCAGAAACAGCGGTGCCGCCACCATAGCAACACGGTTGCCGTCGGTGGTAGCTGCCGCTGACGCCGGTTGAAGCTCTAGTTCAGCCGTTGAAGCTTTTTCAGGCGATGGATGTAGCATTTTCAGCCGTCGGTTGCAGTTTTTTTGCGGTTGCACACTGGCCGCCCCAGCTTCCCGTGTGGTGTTGAAGCTTTTGAGCATATTGTATGTAGCTTTCTAGcatgccggttgtagcaaaaatcgAGTATGGATGCAGCAAAAATCATCGTCTCCACCGTGATGGGTTGCAACTCCGCcgtgaatggatgtagcaaaaaagttTGCCAGACGTAGCAAAATCCCATGACGGTAGCAACAAAGAAAATCGTCGCTGCCGTCGCGAGGTCACAACTCGGGCATGGATGAACGTAGCAAAAATCCTCGCCAGTTGTAGCAAAATCTGACGGTGATGGCATCAAAAATCGTCTTCTCCGTTTGGTTGCAACTCGCCATCAGAGGTAGCCATCCCTCGTCGTCGACCGATTGCAGCTTTTTCTGTCGCTGGTTTGAGCACACCCGTTGTTGGGTTCAGCTTGCTCGAGGGAACCATTCATGGCGGCCTCGAGCCTTTTCGTGTGGAGAAGGAAGGCAAAAAGGTAGGTGATGGGAGGAGGAAAGCGGATTTTTAGAGCATCTGCGCCGGGGCCCTGCTATCATGGCCGTCGCTTCAGGGCCTGGTTCTCGAGATGTGTGATGACCTGGTCGGGTTAACCACCGTTATTAGCAGCATTGGGCGCAGGAGTGACAGTGGGCTTCATAGGTTCATATAGCTGGAATCGATACAGGCCATAGGCTCTGTCCCATTTTGTTTTATTCTGCAGCCCAAGATGCCCACGAATGCAACCAATGGAAACGACAGAACAGACGGCCGGCTCACATCCAAATCCATCAGACGACCAGGCAACAAGATCGAGCTCCCCGGTTCTCACCTCCATATCCTTCACGTCCATGGGCTTAGCATCTTCTGGGAAGCATGACCTCTCCATATTTGGATCTCTCATTCTCATGAGTTGGGCGATTGTCCACCATGAATACAAGATGGAGCTCATGCAAGTGAAGGAAGAGAGAGAAGACCGAGCTAACCAGCTCTAGCTGGACTCTCATGGATactgtctatctctctcactctcatTTTCTTTGTTTCGGCTCCTGACATGAGCAACCGAGAATATGGACAGGCCATCCATGCTGTTTTTCATTTTTATAAACAGGAGCAATGGAAAGAGCAAGAGTCAAGAAGTCGACGCGTGCGGTACAATGACTCCATGGGTTCCAAGAAATTTGTCTGGCTCGGTTGTATTCGGAGTGAACAGTTGTGGTAGAAACAGTGCCCTACAGCCCCATGAATTTGTCTGCTCACAGTGTCG is a window of Triticum dicoccoides isolate Atlit2015 ecotype Zavitan chromosome 2B, WEW_v2.0, whole genome shotgun sequence DNA encoding:
- the LOC119364963 gene encoding cytokinin dehydrogenase 8-like; this encodes MDLRALYMYAAVLALLLCSAATFIQSPTDVFGPVALLEPTPSSARDFGAVVSDAPFAILRPGSSADIALLLGALSSAPPRPRATVAARGVGHSLQGQAQARDGIVVETRSLPRSVAVVVAARAGGEATARAYADVGAGALWVEVLEECLKAGLAPLSWTDYLYLTVGGTLSNAGISGQAFKHGPQISNVLQLQVVTGNGEVVTCSRTKSPDLFFAVLGGLGQFGIITRARILLQEAPPKVRWVRALYDSFETFTKDQELLISMPEQVDYVEGFMVLDEHSIHSSSIAFPARIDFSPDFGSNGKRKVYYCIEFAVHDFGSSVDNVVELVAGKMSHMRPHMYSVEVSYFDFLNRVRMEEESLRSQGLWDVPHPWLNMFVPKHGVAQLKDLLMDTVLAGYFQGAILVYPLLTDKWDRNTSAVIPSAPDGVMYIFSVLGSADPSRCGRGCVEEILEQHRRVADEACRVGGGIGAKQYLARQPTQAHWRSHFGPSWDRFLARKARYDPVRVLGPGQGIFPWTDSASSM